ATGCTGGCTGTGCTGGGAGCCGACGGACAAGGCATGGCATCATTGGTATATTATGTCATCGTCTACATCGTGGCAAACCTCGCCGTCTTCGGCGTCATCACCACCGTAGAGCAACACAACGGCGGACGCGTAGACCGCGAAGCCTACAACGGTTTCTACAAGACCAACCCGCACCTGAGCTTCATCATGACGCTGGCACTCTTCTCGTTGGGTGGTATCCCTCCGTTTGCCGGCTTCTTCTCGAAGTTCTTCGTGTTTGCTTCTGCATTCCATGCCGGACACTGGCTGGTAGTATTCTTAGCATTGGTCAACACCATCATCTCGCTCTACTACTACCTGCTGATTGTAAAGGCAATGTACATTACGCCCAATGACAATCCGCTGCCTGCGTTCCGCAGTTCAGGCATGACCCGCGCCTGCCTGGTTATCTGCCTGCTGGGCATCGTATTGCTGGGTATCTGCAGCAGCGTATTCAACACGCTGAGCAACGTAGCGTCATTATAATATCAAACATACAAAAAACGGAGACGCAGAGGAATATCAATTCCTCCCTGCGTCTCCGTTTTTTTTGTGTCTCTGTGTTTCGCCACGCATGTCACGCACGTCACACATGTCACACACTGTTTGCAGACACCATCACAGTAGAGACGATGTGCACATCGTCTCCCAAGAAACGGTGCAAACCGTACAAATCCCGATGCACATCAGAACGTCTCTGCTTATGTAGTGCCACGACAAGGAAAAGCATAGGAATTAGAGTGAAATCAGGAAAAGACAAGTCATTACAGAAATATCATGTTTGAGGTTATAACTCGGCAATCTTTTCCGGGCTAAGTCCTGTCGCTTGTGAAATAATATCAATAGAGACTCCCTATTTTTTAAGTTCCTTTATCTAAAATAAACAGACAAAAGTTTCGTATTTACGAAACTTGTTATTAGCTTTGCAGATGAAAACATTTAGATGCAGATATGGCAACATTCCAACTTACACTATTAGAAGAAGCTAAAGACTTCCTCCAAAACCTGCCGATGCAGACATACAAAAAAAATATTGTATAACATTTGGCGAGTTGCAGGCGGAAACTATAATGAAACGATATTTTGAACTCAAAAAACGATAAGAAATGAAACACGTAGGAGATATGAAACTCTATTCCTTAGAAGAAGTTACCGACGAACTTATAGGGCAAAAAGGAACTCCGGAAAGAGAAGACTTTGACAATAGCGTAGAAGAGGCTCTGCACGCTTATCGGATAGGCGAGGCTATCAGGAATGCACGCCTGAAACAGAACCTCACACAAGAGGAACTGGGTGAACGTATAGGAGTGCAAAAGGCTCAGATATCCCGTATGGAAAGAGGGTATAGTATAAGTATTCCCACAATGAGCCGAGTTTTCAAAGCTCTGGGTATCACTACAGCTACGCTTGACTTAGGTATGGCTGGGAAAGTCGCTTTGTGGTAATTTACATGGGGAATTTACCGACACACATAATAAAAGGCACATACATAATACGAATATCATCACAGTAGAGACGATGTGCACATCGTCTCCAAAGAAACGGTGCAAACTGCACAAATTCCTATATGCACATCAAGCATGTGTTTTGACGAACATATAGTAAAACAAAATTGGTTTGCGAAAAATTCTTGATGTATTGTCATCCTGAACGGACGTGAAGGATCTCGTGTACATCCACGTGGGTGCATCCGAGATGCTTCACTTCGTTCAGCATGACAAATCATTTTTCGCAATTTATTTCTGATTGACTATAAGTGAGTGGGTCTTTAACATAAGTAACTCGGGCGTTTCACATAAGTAAGTTGGCTGAGTCACTTATGTTCGCAAAAACAACCAGACCACACAGGCAGACACCTCTTTCTCTGTGCCCGTCTGTGTGGCCTGTGTTCCAATTGCTGAATATGCGGTTAGTCGGCTACGCTGAGCGATTGAGTTTCCGGATTAAATTCAAAAATCAACGTATAGCACTTGCCGTTTGCTACCTCTGGTGTGCCAGACAATGTCACTGTTTCATCATCGTCATTTCGAGAAACCAATGTATAATTTAACTTGGAGTTTTCCTCCAAATAGAAATAAACGTATGTACTGCTCTGCTGACCGGCATCCAGCGTGACGTTTCTACCGTTACACATCAGTGTCAGTTCTGTTTGTTCCGTTTTGAAGTAAGTACCAAAGTTATCTCCTAATTGGAATGTAATGCCAAAGTTATACAAAGACACTTCAAGGGTTACTTCCGTGTGGGTATCTGCGGTTATGGTAAATGTTTCTTCACCATAAAAAACAGGTTCGCCTTGTGCGTCCTCTGCCCACGATTCATACGTTTGATAAGCCGCATTATACGCTTTTGCCGTATAGGTTCCGATGGGAAGCGGAATCTGTTCGGGCACTTCGCCCGGCTCGTATGACAACACCTTTTTGTCTCCTTCGCAGATTTCCACATACAAAGCGGCTTTGTCTACCGAAGGCAGGGCACGGCTTGCCGATTGGTTGACATTTTCCACCGTTGCCACTACACTCTTTAAAGAGAGATAACCGTAACCGGATTGATTTTCTGTAACTTCTTCCTGTTGGCAGCTTGCCAAAAGGAAGATTCCTAATAATAGGTATAGTAGGTTTTGTTTCATTGTATATTATTTAATCATTATATTTTTCATATTATTTAGCATATACTAATTCTACATCATCAATATAAAGTTGACTACCTACTCTCAATACATCATTAATTTGTTTGTTGCGCTCAACAGATTCTTTTACCCCTGATTTAAATACCAAAATTAACTTATTTGGAATGAGATCCATATTCTCTTGATATTTATTATAGTCAATCTCTAATTCATCTGTTACTTCTGTCCAAGAAGATATTGTAGAAGATTGTTGAAAAGATTTTTCACCTAAAACAATATCATCGCACAAAACCTGCACAAAAATATCAGTATGATCACCATCATAAGGTTCATATTTATATTTAAATGAAACAGAAGTTGGACGAGAATAAAAACTTATACCATAATTTCTTGAAGCCACATCATCATCATGATCTACATCGGTTAATGAGCCAAGAAAAAGTTCACCTGGAGTTATATATTTTATTGTTCCTCGATCTCCAAATATCGTAGCCCAATTAGAACTTCCATACCCCCATCCAATAGTGGCAATCCATGCTGCGGTTGAATTATCAGGTCCAATAATTGGTTGTGTACCAGAACGAGAATTGTACCAGCACTGCATTCCTACAGCATTATCACACGTCAACTCATTTAATGTAGCCCAATTATCCCAATAATAACGTGTACCATAATTAGCATTACTTTCAGTAGGAGTATAAATATTCAAATTTCCATTTACCAAAGGGGTCTCTGGATAAGTCATAACCTCAGTAACTTCTCCCGGCACTTCACCACGATACAATCCACGAATATAATAAGTCGTGCCCGGCAACAATCGGTCTTGACGCATACCATCATTTAAAGTCATCCAATTTGTTTGCCCATCAATACTATATTGATAAGTCATATCCCTACTCAACGTAGTAAAATCACCGCTTGTCACCTGTTCTTCACGCAAGGTGCTTACCGTAAATTCTTTAGTCCATATATTGCCCGGATAAGCATCCACAGTAAATTCCGGCTTATTACAAGTCAACTTATAAGTCAAATTCGCCGTTTTATTCTCACTGCTCCAGCGGTCGTTTGCCTTTACATCTACTTCGATAATATTCGTAGTAGTTGCTCCCGCATTTGTTTGGAGCTTGGCAAGCAGGCCGTTCAAATCAATACTATTGTCTGAAACAGCAATACCTAATTGCTCGCTTATTACTTTTCTATTTTCCTCATCAGACCATAGATATTCTTTCTCTTCACCTAATGATGCAAACTGTTCATCCTCAAAATTAAACTTAAACTTGATATCCTGCAATGCCGAAGAAAGCGTCAATTTCAGTTTTGCATCTTTCTGTTCCGTTTCTACAAATGACAATTCATTATCCGTAAATCCTTCCGCCTCCACTTTCGGCTTCGGCAACCATTCCATCGGTATTTCTTCCGTCAGTGAAGCTTCTACTACATCGACATCTACTATACTCAACGGAATATCGAAGCGGTCCAGTTTGGGTGATAAGGTAAGTTTCAGGTGGTCGCCGGCATTTAGCGTAGCCGGTACTTCGAACTCGCTGCCTAACGTAACCGCCTTATCTGTTCCGTCTATTGTTCCATGGAAAATCACTTCAAAGGCAGAGCCAGCCTGCATGTAAGCACTTTTTTCTCCCGTCTTATCAATCTGAACCGGAGTTGCGCTTCCCACCTTTACCTCTACATAATAGTTACTATACACATCTTCGAACGAAGCTTTCGAGTTGTCATACGTTACCGATACCAATGCATTGGCTACCTTGCAAGCTATCGTAACCGGTGTGGTCTGATCGTTGAACACTTCTACTCCGGTAGTTTCCCCCTTAAAGTAAGGCGCATCCAGTGCCAATACCGGATTCTCCCCATACGTTGCGGTCAAGTCATACACACCGCTATAGGCATCAATCACCCCCGTACCGACTTTTTTATTATAGATTTCCTCCTTCGTTTCCACATTAACAATCCGCAGGTTGAAGTCTGCGCCTTCTATCCCTTCGCTATCCACGATGTCTCCCGGTGTAGCACGCGATACATCCAGTTTTGTTCCGTCTGTCAGCGAAACGATAAAGCCCGTCTTGCCTTGTGCGGTTTCCAATTCATCGGTCTGCGTGCACGAAAAGAGGCACAAGCCGATGCAAGCCATCCATACATGCTGAATCAATTTCATATCCCTAAACCTTATCTTTTTATTCATAAATCAACTCAAAATTATCAATCAACAACTTGCTGGTGTCTCCACCCGTGAAATAATCGCCATACTTGCTTGCCGTTGCAACCACCAAGATATACTTAGGCGTGCGGTTCGTATAGCGGTAGTCCAGCACCAAGTCACGCTGCTGGTATTGCGAATCGGAACTTCCGCTGATGTATTCCGCATAAGCTATCACATGCGAATCATTCTTATTAAATAACTGACGTTCCGATTTCCGTGTGCGGATTTCGTATGGCTGGTCCCAATCGGTCAAGGCGATGTAAATATGGCAAGAGTCTGCCCGCCCCGACAGATACGTCAAATCATCATCACCGATACGGTTAATGGTGGAAGAAGTATATTTATAATTAATCCGCAGCTTCGTAGGGAAAGCGTTGAATTCCCTGCCAAAGCTCAACACGCCGTTTGTACCGTCCGTCTTCACATAACTTCCCGTAAAGATATTCCCTGCTGCCAGTTTCATTACCACCCACCGTGTCTCCAATGAAGCGGCACGCCCAGAGCCGTTGCAGGTTTCTTCCGTGGGGATGCTGTTGCTGTCCCCTATCGTTGTGGCTCCTTTATTGCCTGTATCCCAAAAAGAAGTAGTAGACCACGGCTGCCACAACGTACCATTTTTTGCCGGTTCGCTTGACCAATTATCAAAACTGCCGTTCTCCAACGGCGTAGCCGGGGCAGTAGTAAACGATTGTGCTGCTCCGGCTACGCCGTCCACCGACACACGGCATTGATAAGAAGTGTTAGCTTGCAAACCGGTAAAGGTCG
The Phocaeicola salanitronis DSM 18170 genome window above contains:
- a CDS encoding helix-turn-helix domain-containing protein yields the protein MKHVGDMKLYSLEEVTDELIGQKGTPEREDFDNSVEEALHAYRIGEAIRNARLKQNLTQEELGERIGVQKAQISRMERGYSISIPTMSRVFKALGITTATLDLGMAGKVALW
- a CDS encoding DUF4493 domain-containing protein; amino-acid sequence: MKQNLLYLLLGIFLLASCQQEEVTENQSGYGYLSLKSVVATVENVNQSASRALPSVDKAALYVEICEGDKKVLSYEPGEVPEQIPLPIGTYTAKAYNAAYQTYESWAEDAQGEPVFYGEETFTITADTHTEVTLEVSLYNFGITFQLGDNFGTYFKTEQTELTLMCNGRNVTLDAGQQSSTYVYFYLEENSKLNYTLVSRNDDDETVTLSGTPEVANGKCYTLIFEFNPETQSLSVAD
- a CDS encoding DUF4493 domain-containing protein is translated as MKLIQHVWMACIGLCLFSCTQTDELETAQGKTGFIVSLTDGTKLDVSRATPGDIVDSEGIEGADFNLRIVNVETKEEIYNKKVGTGVIDAYSGVYDLTATYGENPVLALDAPYFKGETTGVEVFNDQTTPVTIACKVANALVSVTYDNSKASFEDVYSNYYVEVKVGSATPVQIDKTGEKSAYMQAGSAFEVIFHGTIDGTDKAVTLGSEFEVPATLNAGDHLKLTLSPKLDRFDIPLSIVDVDVVEASLTEEIPMEWLPKPKVEAEGFTDNELSFVETEQKDAKLKLTLSSALQDIKFKFNFEDEQFASLGEEKEYLWSDEENRKVISEQLGIAVSDNSIDLNGLLAKLQTNAGATTTNIIEVDVKANDRWSSENKTANLTYKLTCNKPEFTVDAYPGNIWTKEFTVSTLREEQVTSGDFTTLSRDMTYQYSIDGQTNWMTLNDGMRQDRLLPGTTYYIRGLYRGEVPGEVTEVMTYPETPLVNGNLNIYTPTESNANYGTRYYWDNWATLNELTCDNAVGMQCWYNSRSGTQPIIGPDNSTAAWIATIGWGYGSSNWATIFGDRGTIKYITPGELFLGSLTDVDHDDDVASRNYGISFYSRPTSVSFKYKYEPYDGDHTDIFVQVLCDDIVLGEKSFQQSSTISSWTEVTDELEIDYNKYQENMDLIPNKLILVFKSGVKESVERNKQINDVLRVGSQLYIDDVELVYAK